The following coding sequences are from one Pseudomonadota bacterium window:
- a CDS encoding deoxyribodipyrimidine photo-lyase gives MERDDAIPQVVWFKRDLRIHDHRPLADSVRAGGPVLPLYVREPAQWRQPDRSPRHIAVTAQALVDLDAQLRKLGARLVVFPGETLAALERLREHYGVFALWAHEETGNGWTFQRDLDVIDWCREHGIRFREHAQFGVTRALKQRDGWAGRWNRQMAEPLTAPPRRLQPAPVPSGFGGVELFTEGADPLPEPMQTVGRASAVGDLETFLRHRAEGYRKHMSSPLTAEDGGSRLSVHLSLGTLAMREAWQATSHRRRQLLARPPETRGALADDLKAFEGRLHWHCHFIQKLESSPAIEFRNMAASADGLREEEAPHEVRLEAWCEGQTGYPYIDACMRYLNHTGWLNFRARAMLMSFAAYDLWLHWREPALHLARMFLDYEPGIHYSQVQMQSGTTGINTLRIYNPVKQGQDHDPEGTFIGRWVPELAALPGPIRHTPWSASPIELATTGLVLGRDYPQRIVDHAEAARAAQSAIRARRRQPEARAEASGIHRRHGSRKRRN, from the coding sequence ATGGAACGTGACGATGCAATTCCCCAGGTGGTCTGGTTCAAACGTGATCTGAGGATTCACGATCACCGCCCGCTGGCCGATTCGGTGCGTGCGGGCGGCCCGGTACTGCCCCTCTACGTCCGCGAGCCCGCCCAATGGCGTCAACCTGATCGTTCCCCACGCCATATCGCCGTCACGGCCCAAGCCCTAGTCGACCTGGATGCACAGCTGCGCAAGCTCGGTGCGCGCTTGGTGGTGTTTCCCGGCGAGACTCTGGCAGCGCTCGAGCGCCTGCGTGAGCACTACGGCGTGTTCGCCCTGTGGGCGCATGAGGAGACGGGCAACGGCTGGACCTTTCAGCGCGACCTGGACGTCATCGATTGGTGCCGTGAGCACGGCATCCGCTTTCGGGAGCACGCGCAGTTCGGGGTCACTCGGGCCCTCAAGCAGCGCGATGGCTGGGCAGGGCGCTGGAATCGGCAGATGGCCGAGCCGCTGACGGCGCCGCCACGTCGTCTGCAACCGGCCCCAGTGCCGAGTGGGTTCGGCGGCGTGGAGCTCTTCACCGAGGGAGCGGACCCATTGCCCGAGCCGATGCAGACGGTGGGCCGAGCGTCCGCGGTGGGAGACCTCGAGACCTTCCTTCGCCATCGGGCCGAGGGCTACCGCAAGCACATGTCGAGCCCGCTCACGGCCGAGGACGGCGGCTCGCGCCTCAGCGTTCACCTGAGCCTCGGCACGCTCGCGATGCGCGAGGCGTGGCAAGCGACCTCCCATCGGCGGCGCCAACTGCTGGCGCGGCCGCCCGAGACCCGTGGCGCCCTCGCCGATGATCTGAAGGCCTTCGAAGGTCGCCTGCACTGGCACTGCCACTTCATTCAGAAGCTCGAAAGCTCGCCGGCCATCGAGTTTCGCAACATGGCGGCCAGCGCCGACGGCCTGCGCGAGGAAGAGGCGCCGCACGAGGTGCGCCTCGAGGCCTGGTGCGAGGGGCAGACCGGCTACCCCTACATCGACGCTTGTATGCGCTACCTGAACCACACCGGGTGGCTCAACTTTCGCGCTCGGGCGATGCTCATGTCCTTCGCTGCCTACGATCTGTGGTTGCACTGGCGCGAACCAGCCCTGCACCTGGCTCGGATGTTCCTGGACTACGAGCCCGGCATCCACTACTCCCAGGTGCAGATGCAATCGGGGACGACGGGAATCAACACCCTGCGTATCTACAACCCCGTGAAGCAGGGGCAGGACCACGACCCCGAGGGCACGTTCATCGGCCGCTGGGTGCCTGAACTCGCCGCGCTCCCAGGCCCGATCCGCCACACCCCCTGGAGCGCATCCCCGATCGAACTGGCCACCACCGGCCTGGTGCTCGGCCGCGACTACCCGCAGCGGATCGTCGATCATGCCGAGGCGG
- a CDS encoding S8 family peptidase, giving the protein MRRLGLTTFFSLGLAIATTALGASQDGSLWFVSPIGTRATAEVVSAIDACGGERVFTPSALDTVAARLTRQQQATLRAAGLALFPADGELSTSAPPQGAGATAVAAHTWVSGALAAHRAGIFGDITIAMIDTGIGQAHEKRMPDRVLKQVDFVNDGSEGDPHGHGSHLIEIAMAGIDGDDPASTGVAPRAKLLSLRAFDETGSATYFDVVRALDWVLAHREEYDIRVLNLSFTAPPLSWYWNDPINRAVMRAWRDGIVVVAAAGNLGPDAMTIGVPANVPYVITVGAMSDSYTPHDGGDDRLASFSSAGPTYEGFVKPEVVAPGGHMAAWLGRDAQLPHTHPEQFREGSDTFQMSGTSQAAAVVSGVVALMLDARPELTPDDVKCRLMSSARAAISEAGTPAYSIFQQGAGLIDAFAAIRSRRDGCANQRLDVEADLAGTRHFGGPANQREDGHFYVVAPEDGSAIREPGYGWDQSPPGPLGYTWSQGYVWSRGYTWSQGYTWSQGYTWSRGYTWSMGYTWSQSLPWYDEFASKPVPMGAKAHLTRWVSDE; this is encoded by the coding sequence ATGAGGCGCTTAGGCCTGACTACCTTCTTCTCGCTTGGCCTTGCGATCGCAACGACCGCGCTCGGCGCCTCCCAGGACGGTTCCCTGTGGTTCGTCAGCCCGATCGGCACGCGCGCCACGGCCGAGGTAGTATCGGCCATCGACGCCTGTGGTGGCGAACGCGTGTTCACCCCTTCTGCGCTGGACACGGTGGCGGCAAGGTTGACGCGGCAACAACAGGCGACCCTGCGCGCCGCAGGCCTCGCGTTGTTTCCCGCCGATGGCGAACTCTCCACCTCGGCACCTCCCCAAGGCGCTGGCGCGACAGCGGTAGCCGCTCATACGTGGGTGTCGGGCGCCCTCGCTGCGCACCGGGCAGGCATCTTCGGCGATATCACGATTGCGATGATCGACACGGGCATCGGCCAAGCGCACGAGAAGCGCATGCCGGACCGTGTTCTCAAGCAAGTTGATTTCGTCAACGACGGAAGCGAGGGCGATCCGCACGGCCATGGATCTCACCTGATCGAAATCGCGATGGCCGGTATCGACGGCGACGACCCTGCGTCAACGGGGGTGGCCCCGCGTGCCAAGCTGCTCTCCCTGCGCGCCTTCGATGAGACCGGCAGCGCCACCTACTTCGACGTGGTTCGCGCCCTCGATTGGGTGCTCGCCCACCGCGAGGAGTACGACATCCGGGTGCTGAACCTCTCCTTCACCGCGCCGCCCTTGTCCTGGTACTGGAACGACCCGATCAACCGCGCCGTGATGCGCGCGTGGCGCGACGGCATCGTGGTGGTGGCCGCGGCCGGCAACCTGGGTCCCGACGCGATGACCATCGGCGTGCCGGCGAACGTGCCCTACGTGATCACCGTCGGCGCCATGAGTGATAGCTACACCCCACATGATGGAGGGGACGATCGGCTCGCCAGCTTCTCCTCCGCCGGGCCCACCTACGAGGGCTTCGTCAAACCGGAGGTGGTCGCACCGGGCGGTCACATGGCAGCGTGGCTAGGGCGGGACGCTCAGCTGCCGCACACGCACCCCGAGCAGTTCCGCGAGGGCAGCGACACCTTTCAGATGTCGGGCACTTCGCAAGCCGCCGCGGTGGTGAGCGGCGTCGTAGCTTTGATGCTGGACGCGCGCCCGGAGCTGACGCCGGATGATGTGAAGTGCCGACTCATGAGTTCGGCGCGTGCCGCAATCTCCGAGGCTGGCACTCCCGCCTACAGCATCTTCCAACAGGGAGCAGGCCTAATCGATGCGTTCGCTGCAATCCGGTCCCGCCGCGATGGTTGCGCCAACCAGCGCCTCGATGTCGAGGCCGACCTGGCTGGCACCCGCCATTTCGGCGGCCCCGCCAATCAGCGCGAGGACGGTCATTTCTACGTGGTCGCCCCGGAGGATGGCAGCGCCATCCGCGAGCCCGGTTACGGTTGGGATCAGTCGCCGCCAGGGCCTCTCGGCTACACCTGGAGCCAGGGGTACGTCTGGAGCCGCGGCTACACGTGGAGCCAAGGCTACACCTGGAGTCAGGGGTACACCTGGAGCCGGGGCTACACCTGGAGCATGGGGTATACCTGGAGCCAGTCCCTGCCCTGGTACGACGAGTTCGCCAGCAAGCCGGTGCCGATGGGCGCCAAGGCCCACCTGACGCGCTGGGTGTCCGATGAGTAA
- a CDS encoding mechanosensitive ion channel family protein — protein MHHPTAGFRLPFGDAALRPSWTHPHRANAQTIALLASIYCLVGVLLSAPALAQEAEDEAPQYTALTVPLPAEGESIRDFRVVVGGAEAAGFASQSRAELELAVTPMPLAEIDARSDAAIAYLTGVSTALGDVLIRYQREQARDLNAPNLNELRQRAELISAFKKDLIARTNILLEAAEVKGADKTEAHRYVDVVADFRVPDAVNGSEPSADQLARDAVRRVREEPPVHDRPEPWTASIDELKLELQPLQRDQIEERVAKWLNILQREVRERIRMDLALNKTQDSAQQESLAKMVNDQQEVITATVERLQTVLAVLAKRGGDVTEAQRYITNATGQRVDFTNPSVFYAQAKAWLLSPGGGLKLGMNVLKFLGILVVFWFISGVVGAVIAAALGRLPRASNLLHKFLVGGSRRVVMAIGVLMAISSVGISITPLAAAIGAAGLVIGLALQGTLSNFASGILILIYRPFDVGDVINAGGVFGKVDAMTLVSTRILTFDNQVNMVPNNSIWNGVITNATALDTRRVDMKFGIGYGDDMDHAQRIIEEVVSEHPMVLKDPAPTIKMSELADSSVNFIVRPWAKTSQYWDVFWDVTKRVKERFDAEGINIPFPQRDLHLAGPIEVVMGDAGRPSTPPPAAPSPTPTGPVHDDSSPSTAEPGPAD, from the coding sequence ATGCATCACCCCACCGCCGGATTCCGTCTCCCTTTCGGCGACGCCGCGCTCCGTCCTTCCTGGACCCATCCCCACCGCGCGAACGCTCAGACCATCGCGCTGCTCGCCTCGATCTACTGCCTGGTGGGCGTGCTGCTCAGCGCGCCAGCGCTCGCCCAGGAGGCGGAGGACGAGGCGCCGCAGTACACGGCCCTGACCGTGCCGCTGCCGGCGGAGGGTGAGTCCATTCGGGACTTCCGGGTAGTGGTCGGCGGTGCCGAGGCTGCTGGCTTCGCCAGCCAATCCCGCGCGGAGCTGGAGTTGGCCGTGACGCCGATGCCGCTGGCCGAGATCGATGCCAGGTCCGATGCGGCGATCGCCTACCTAACGGGCGTCTCAACGGCCCTCGGCGATGTGCTGATTCGCTACCAGCGCGAGCAGGCGCGCGACCTGAACGCACCCAATCTGAATGAGTTGCGCCAACGCGCTGAGCTCATTTCCGCGTTCAAAAAGGACCTCATCGCTCGCACCAACATTCTCCTGGAGGCGGCCGAGGTCAAGGGCGCCGATAAGACCGAGGCGCATCGATACGTCGATGTGGTCGCTGACTTCCGGGTGCCGGATGCGGTGAACGGTAGCGAGCCGAGCGCCGACCAGCTGGCGCGTGACGCGGTGCGCCGGGTGCGTGAGGAGCCGCCGGTGCACGATCGTCCCGAACCGTGGACCGCGTCCATCGACGAGTTGAAGCTCGAGCTGCAGCCGCTGCAGCGAGATCAGATCGAAGAGCGCGTGGCCAAGTGGCTGAACATCTTGCAGCGGGAGGTGCGCGAGCGCATCCGCATGGACCTTGCTCTCAACAAGACCCAAGACTCGGCGCAGCAGGAGTCCTTGGCGAAGATGGTGAACGATCAGCAGGAGGTGATCACCGCCACCGTCGAGCGCCTGCAAACTGTGCTGGCCGTGTTGGCCAAGCGTGGCGGTGATGTGACCGAAGCCCAGCGCTACATCACCAACGCTACGGGCCAGCGCGTGGACTTCACCAACCCGTCGGTCTTCTACGCTCAGGCCAAAGCCTGGCTGCTCAGCCCGGGCGGCGGCTTGAAGCTCGGGATGAATGTGCTGAAGTTCCTGGGGATCCTGGTCGTGTTCTGGTTTATCTCCGGGGTCGTGGGCGCGGTGATCGCAGCGGCGTTGGGTCGACTTCCGCGCGCGTCCAACCTGCTGCACAAATTCCTCGTCGGCGGTAGTCGGCGGGTGGTCATGGCCATCGGCGTGCTGATGGCGATCTCCTCCGTGGGCATCAGCATCACGCCTCTGGCAGCCGCCATCGGTGCTGCCGGCTTGGTCATCGGTCTCGCCCTGCAAGGCACGCTCAGCAACTTCGCCAGCGGCATCCTGATCCTCATCTACCGCCCCTTCGATGTGGGTGATGTGATCAACGCGGGCGGTGTGTTCGGCAAGGTGGACGCGATGACCCTCGTGTCCACGCGCATCCTCACCTTCGACAACCAGGTGAACATGGTGCCGAATAATTCCATTTGGAACGGCGTGATCACCAATGCCACCGCCCTGGATACGCGCCGCGTCGACATGAAGTTCGGTATTGGCTATGGCGATGACATGGACCATGCCCAGCGCATCATCGAGGAGGTGGTCTCGGAGCATCCGATGGTGCTGAAGGACCCCGCACCGACTATCAAGATGAGTGAACTCGCTGACAGCTCGGTGAACTTCATCGTTCGCCCATGGGCCAAGACCAGCCAGTACTGGGACGTATTCTGGGACGTGACCAAGCGGGTGAAGGAGCGCTTCGATGCGGAGGGCATCAATATCCCGTTCCCGCAGCGCGATCTGCACTTGGCGGGTCCCATCGAGGTGGTGATGGGGGACGCCGGTCGCCCGTCCACGCCGCCGCCGGCAGCACCTTCGCCCACGCCCACAGGCCCTGTCCACGACGACAGCTCGCCCTCCACGGCCGAGCCTGGACCCGCGGACTAG
- a CDS encoding ABC transporter transmembrane domain-containing protein — translation MSETTETASRQRPRPLGALRALVPFVLPYRLTLLAAFGALIAASAALLSLPRAVRHLVDSGFAQATSDSINGLFLGAFAVAAAYGVFAALRYYLVIRLGERVVADVRKAVFDKVIRLDPVFFESTRVGEVQSRLTSDTTLIESVSGAGISIVLRSTLNLVAGLTLLALTSLRLAGLTLLLFPAVLIPLMVLGRRVRSRSRETQDRVADTSALAGESLNAIQTVQAFTLESLLGGRYSEAVEAGYRAALGRIRVRALLMMSVVLVVFGAIIAVLWIGARDVLDGTMSAGELGQFLLYAMIVAGSAAALSETWGEVQRAAGAMERLSELLAATPQVVAPPMGSLSLPPEAQGRLRFDAVSFSYPSRPQQRALSEFSLAVDAGEHVAFVGASGAGKSTTFQLLLRFYDPTSGRVLVDGTDIVKVSPSAVRERFGLVPQDTVVFGTSALENIRLGRPSASDAEVRAAAEAAAADSFIRELPEGYDTYLGERGTRLSGGQRQRIAIARALLRDPPILLLDEATSALDAHSERLVQDAFTHLMTERTTLVIAHRLATVLRCDRIVFMAHGQIVDIGTHAQLVARNEGYARLAALQFADAQAAAID, via the coding sequence ATGTCCGAGACCACCGAGACCGCGTCACGTCAGCGCCCGCGCCCGCTGGGGGCCCTGCGCGCACTGGTGCCCTTCGTCCTGCCCTATCGGCTGACGCTGCTGGCGGCATTCGGTGCGTTGATCGCGGCGTCGGCAGCCCTCCTGTCGTTGCCGCGCGCGGTACGCCACCTGGTGGATTCCGGCTTCGCCCAGGCCACCAGTGACAGCATCAACGGGCTGTTCCTCGGTGCCTTCGCCGTCGCCGCGGCCTACGGTGTCTTCGCCGCCCTTCGCTACTACTTGGTGATTCGCCTCGGCGAACGGGTGGTGGCCGATGTGCGCAAGGCAGTCTTCGACAAGGTGATTCGCCTCGACCCGGTGTTCTTCGAGAGCACTCGCGTCGGCGAGGTGCAGTCGCGCCTGACGAGCGATACCACCTTGATCGAGTCGGTCTCCGGGGCCGGTATATCGATCGTGCTTCGATCCACCCTCAATCTGGTGGCCGGGCTTACCTTGCTCGCGCTCACCAGCTTGCGCCTGGCGGGCTTGACCCTGCTCCTGTTCCCGGCCGTGCTGATTCCCCTCATGGTGCTCGGGCGTCGCGTGCGGTCGCGTTCTCGGGAGACTCAGGACCGCGTGGCGGACACGAGTGCGCTGGCCGGCGAGTCGCTGAACGCGATTCAGACGGTACAGGCCTTCACCCTCGAGTCCCTCCTCGGCGGGCGCTACAGCGAGGCGGTCGAGGCGGGCTACCGCGCAGCCCTGGGGCGCATTCGGGTGCGTGCACTGTTGATGATGTCGGTGGTGCTGGTGGTGTTCGGGGCGATCATCGCCGTGCTGTGGATCGGGGCACGCGACGTCCTGGACGGTACGATGAGCGCTGGCGAGCTGGGGCAGTTCCTGCTCTACGCCATGATCGTGGCGGGCTCGGCGGCCGCACTCTCCGAAACCTGGGGTGAGGTGCAGCGTGCAGCCGGGGCCATGGAGCGGCTGAGCGAGTTGCTGGCGGCTACGCCTCAGGTGGTCGCGCCACCTATGGGTTCCCTTAGTCTGCCTCCCGAGGCTCAAGGGCGCCTGCGCTTCGATGCGGTGAGCTTCAGCTATCCGTCACGACCGCAGCAACGCGCCTTGAGCGAATTCTCCCTCGCCGTCGATGCGGGCGAGCACGTGGCCTTCGTCGGTGCCTCGGGGGCGGGCAAGAGCACCACCTTCCAGCTCCTGCTGCGCTTCTACGATCCAACCTCCGGTCGCGTGCTGGTCGATGGCACGGACATCGTGAAGGTGAGTCCTTCGGCGGTGCGCGAGCGCTTCGGTCTGGTGCCCCAGGACACGGTGGTCTTCGGCACCAGCGCCCTCGAGAACATCCGCCTGGGGCGCCCGTCGGCGAGCGACGCCGAGGTGCGAGCCGCGGCCGAGGCGGCGGCGGCGGACAGCTTCATCCGCGAGTTGCCCGAAGGTTATGACACCTACCTCGGCGAGCGCGGCACCCGCCTCTCGGGCGGCCAGCGCCAGCGCATCGCCATCGCCCGAGCCCTGCTGCGCGATCCCCCCATTCTGCTCCTGGACGAGGCGACCAGTGCCCTGGATGCGCACAGCGAGCGCTTGGTCCAGGACGCCTTCACCCACCTGATGACCGAGCGCACCACGCTGGTCATCGCCCATCGCCTGGCCACCGTACTGCGCTGCGACCGAATCGTTTTCATGGCGCACGGACAGATCGTGGACATCGGCACCCACGCCCAGCTGGTGGCCCGCAACGAGGGCTACGCGCGCCTGGCCGCCCTGCAGTTCGCCGATGCTCAGGCAGCCGCCATCGACTGA
- a CDS encoding diguanylate cyclase, protein MSQPPARYRDDGERTPPLTDLASSLHQHLYHHAPVIMALLDDSGTLLSVTEHWLEVFGCRREEAEGRSIGEFMTPSSRRKADEHVRPRFLKSGRVDDVRYRFVSRAGGTFDGELSARRAPDAQNRMLTVAVIFDVTATRRARQELQGVNEQLTTTLNSIGEGVLSTDVHDRVRYLNPAGQRLLGVSLEDAVGQPAAEIYRRLERAKPLGTDVPPGQHVRSHGTEGVTRNAAIVLANHRGGRLIVEETVTPMCDPAGRVTGAVLVFHDVTAQRQLQQRINFQARHDALTGLFNRYEFERRLREAIASAHASAAEHALLYIDLDRFKQVNDSAGHAAGDALLRQLSIRLQGELRRGDVVARLGGDEFGVLLEACTPPQALALSDRLRESVREFRFRCGNNAFSVGASIGLVPIARNSVTDVATALRHADDACYAAKRAGRNQVQVHRDAWPQAAEAADAWAAPDPERELCATLLHPMDATVEGIHLFVESRASTDTQGHLTHGSAATDRRQLDQLRQALQSPTIEFSGIHLLYLRLTASQLDDQMLLDVAHALLAEPKVRANQVCFEISEHAARADHEGTMRFIEALGDRGCRFALGQVVDAIGDPTPLRDLPVDFLHIEERLIQGLGSEPLYRCSVRAIAEMSRALGISSIASRVDDSSTIETLKALPIDFIRGDAITAAMPLLEALSGGQVAVLTSQAAGDHRQP, encoded by the coding sequence GTGTCGCAACCCCCAGCCCGGTATCGCGACGATGGTGAGCGCACGCCACCGCTAACGGACCTCGCCTCCTCACTGCACCAGCACCTATACCACCACGCACCAGTCATCATGGCGCTGCTCGATGACAGCGGAACGCTGCTGAGCGTGACCGAGCATTGGCTGGAGGTCTTCGGCTGCCGCCGCGAGGAGGCCGAAGGGCGCTCCATCGGCGAATTCATGACGCCGAGCTCGCGACGCAAGGCCGATGAACACGTGCGTCCACGCTTCCTGAAGAGCGGGCGGGTGGATGACGTGCGCTACCGTTTCGTGAGCCGTGCGGGTGGCACCTTCGACGGAGAGCTCAGCGCCCGTCGGGCGCCGGACGCCCAGAACCGGATGCTCACGGTGGCCGTGATCTTCGACGTCACCGCCACCCGGCGTGCACGCCAGGAACTGCAGGGGGTCAACGAGCAGCTCACCACCACCTTGAACAGTATCGGTGAGGGCGTGCTCTCCACCGACGTCCACGACCGCGTGCGCTACCTGAACCCCGCCGGGCAACGCCTGCTCGGGGTCTCCTTGGAGGATGCCGTAGGGCAGCCCGCCGCCGAGATCTATCGCCGCCTGGAACGCGCCAAGCCCCTGGGCACAGATGTTCCCCCTGGCCAGCACGTGCGCAGCCATGGCACCGAGGGGGTGACGCGAAACGCGGCGATCGTGCTCGCCAACCACCGGGGCGGGCGGCTCATCGTGGAGGAGACGGTGACGCCGATGTGCGATCCCGCCGGGCGCGTCACCGGCGCTGTGCTGGTGTTTCACGACGTCACGGCGCAGCGCCAGCTGCAGCAGCGCATCAACTTCCAGGCCCGCCACGACGCCCTGACGGGCCTCTTCAATCGCTACGAGTTCGAGCGACGCCTACGTGAGGCGATCGCTTCCGCCCACGCGAGTGCCGCCGAGCACGCCCTGCTGTACATCGACCTCGATCGCTTCAAGCAGGTCAACGACAGCGCTGGGCACGCGGCGGGCGACGCCCTGCTGCGACAGCTCAGCATCCGCCTGCAGGGCGAGCTGCGCCGCGGTGATGTGGTGGCCCGCCTCGGCGGCGATGAGTTCGGCGTACTCCTGGAAGCGTGCACGCCACCGCAAGCGCTAGCCCTGAGTGATCGCCTGCGCGAGAGCGTGAGGGAGTTCCGTTTCCGCTGCGGCAACAACGCGTTCTCCGTCGGCGCGAGTATCGGCCTGGTACCTATCGCCCGCAATAGCGTGACGGACGTTGCCACCGCCCTGCGCCACGCCGACGATGCGTGCTACGCGGCGAAGCGAGCTGGGCGCAACCAAGTACAGGTTCACCGCGACGCTTGGCCACAGGCTGCTGAGGCAGCCGATGCTTGGGCAGCACCAGATCCCGAGCGCGAGCTCTGCGCAACGCTGCTGCACCCGATGGACGCCACCGTCGAGGGAATTCACCTCTTCGTGGAGTCACGTGCGTCTACGGACACGCAAGGCCACCTGACGCACGGATCGGCGGCCACCGATCGTCGGCAACTCGATCAGCTGCGCCAGGCCCTCCAAAGCCCCACGATCGAGTTCTCGGGCATCCACTTGCTTTACCTGCGCCTGACGGCGAGCCAGCTCGATGACCAGATGCTGTTGGACGTCGCCCATGCGTTGCTGGCCGAGCCCAAGGTGCGGGCGAATCAGGTGTGCTTCGAGATCTCTGAGCACGCGGCGCGAGCCGACCACGAGGGCACTATGCGCTTCATCGAAGCCCTCGGTGATCGCGGCTGTCGCTTCGCACTCGGTCAGGTGGTCGATGCGATCGGCGACCCGACTCCCCTGCGCGACTTGCCCGTGGACTTCCTACACATAGAAGAGCGGCTCATTCAGGGCCTCGGAAGCGAACCTCTCTACCGGTGTAGCGTGCGAGCGATCGCCGAGATGAGCCGCGCCCTGGGCATATCATCGATCGCCTCACGGGTGGATGATTCGTCGACGATCGAGACGTTGAAGGCGTTGCCGATCGACTTCATCCGGGGCGACGCCATCACTGCCGCGATGCCGCTCCTGGAGGCGCTGAGCGGTGGCCAGGTCGCTGTGCTAACGTCGCAGGCGGCGGGTGATCATCGCCAGCCCTGA
- a CDS encoding cation:proton antiporter: protein MSHTALLVVMLALAAVGLISRRIEGSSLTGPMLFTLLGFAIGPAALGLIDMPVTHGAIHLLAEVTLILVLFSDAASINLRELRRSLTLPLRLLLIGMPLTILLGTIAARFVLPLQWFEAALLAAILAPTDAALGQAVVSDKRVPLRVRQALSVESGLNDGIALPLVLVFAGLASTMHGHGSHAETAQAGFALFTAKQIVLGPIAGLAVGAAGGWLVALSHRHQWMSETAEGMIALGLAFGAFAFAESIGGNGFIAAFVAGICFGNSLKFRCRFLYEFAEGEGQILTLLTFGAFGSTMLAEGAGALSVAVVLMAVLALTVVRIVPVGIATLGTGLSTSTVLFLGWFGPRGLASVLFVLLILEEMTLPGEEIIYVTVISAVALSIFGHGISAGPAARAYGDAVADGSTA from the coding sequence TTGAGTCACACCGCCCTGCTCGTTGTCATGCTCGCGCTGGCAGCCGTCGGACTGATTTCCCGCCGCATCGAAGGATCGAGCCTGACCGGGCCGATGCTCTTCACCCTGCTCGGTTTCGCCATCGGCCCCGCCGCCCTCGGGCTCATCGACATGCCCGTCACCCATGGCGCCATTCACTTGCTGGCGGAAGTGACACTCATTCTTGTGCTCTTCTCCGACGCGGCATCGATCAACCTGCGCGAGCTACGCCGGTCGTTGACCCTGCCCCTACGCCTGCTGCTGATCGGCATGCCACTTACGATATTGCTAGGTACGATCGCAGCCCGGTTCGTGCTGCCCTTGCAGTGGTTCGAGGCCGCGCTGCTGGCGGCGATCCTCGCCCCCACGGATGCCGCCTTGGGGCAGGCGGTGGTCAGCGACAAGCGGGTGCCTCTGCGCGTACGCCAGGCCTTGAGTGTGGAGAGCGGTCTGAACGACGGGATCGCGCTACCGCTGGTGTTGGTCTTCGCGGGCCTTGCCAGCACGATGCACGGTCACGGGTCCCACGCCGAGACCGCCCAGGCGGGCTTCGCCCTGTTTACGGCGAAGCAGATCGTCCTCGGACCCATCGCTGGCCTCGCTGTAGGTGCCGCAGGGGGTTGGCTGGTGGCCTTATCGCACCGGCATCAGTGGATGAGCGAGACCGCCGAGGGCATGATCGCCTTGGGCCTCGCCTTCGGCGCCTTCGCTTTTGCCGAATCGATCGGCGGGAACGGTTTTATCGCCGCGTTCGTCGCCGGCATCTGCTTCGGCAACTCGCTCAAGTTTCGCTGCCGTTTCCTCTACGAATTCGCCGAGGGCGAGGGACAGATCCTGACCCTGCTCACCTTCGGCGCCTTCGGGAGCACCATGCTTGCAGAGGGGGCGGGCGCCCTGAGCGTCGCCGTGGTGCTCATGGCCGTCCTAGCGCTAACGGTGGTTCGGATCGTACCGGTCGGCATCGCCACCCTGGGCACAGGCCTCTCGACCAGCACCGTCCTCTTCCTCGGCTGGTTCGGGCCAAGGGGCCTCGCCTCGGTGCTGTTCGTGTTGTTGATCCTCGAGGAGATGACCCTACCCGGAGAGGAGATCATCTACGTCACGGTGATCAGTGCGGTGGCCCTCAGCATTTTCGGCCACGGGATCAGCGCCGGCCCCGCGGCACGGGCTTACGGCGATGCCGTGGCGGATGGATCAACCGCATAG